One region of Yersinia bercovieri ATCC 43970 genomic DNA includes:
- a CDS encoding response regulator: MTKSHTIMIVDDHPLMRRGIRQLLELDSNFNVIAEANCGSDAIIEATKCQPDVILLDLNMKGMSGLDTLKALRNEGVDARIIILTVSDARNDVYAMIDAGADGYLLKDSEPEILLENIRQAAQGEKVFSDEVALYLSSRHEQVNPFGELTERELDVLQEVARGMSNKQVAFELHISEETVKVHIRNLLRKLNVRSRVAATIMFLENKKY, encoded by the coding sequence ATGACCAAAAGTCACACCATTATGATCGTTGATGATCATCCATTAATGCGCCGAGGCATTAGACAACTACTTGAATTAGACAGTAATTTTAATGTCATCGCTGAAGCTAACTGCGGTAGTGACGCCATTATTGAAGCGACCAAATGTCAGCCGGATGTCATTCTGCTCGATCTGAATATGAAAGGAATGTCTGGGCTAGATACATTGAAAGCATTAAGAAATGAAGGTGTCGATGCGAGAATTATTATCCTCACGGTTTCTGATGCCCGCAACGATGTGTATGCCATGATTGATGCTGGTGCGGACGGTTATCTGCTCAAAGACAGCGAACCAGAAATATTGCTAGAAAATATCCGTCAGGCGGCACAGGGTGAAAAAGTATTCAGTGATGAAGTCGCGCTCTATTTATCCTCTCGCCACGAACAGGTTAATCCTTTCGGTGAATTAACCGAGCGCGAATTAGATGTGCTGCAAGAAGTGGCTCGCGGGATGTCCAATAAACAGGTGGCTTTCGAATTACACATTTCCGAAGAGACCGTGAAAGTGCATATCCGTAATTTATTGCGTAAGTTGAATGTGCGTTCGCGTGTGGCGGCAACCATCATGTTTTTGGAAAATAAGAAATATTAG
- a CDS encoding winged helix-turn-helix domain-containing protein yields the protein MELNPVFARRLYLCWLISRGDSLNVPLLMELTGWPRRTLQDVLKALPGLGVTLTFVQQGVRNNAGYYQLDSWGPLNKKWIYDNHDLILAAIE from the coding sequence ATGGAACTCAATCCGGTATTTGCCCGTCGTCTCTATCTGTGCTGGCTTATTAGTCGTGGTGACTCGCTGAACGTGCCGCTCTTGATGGAATTAACTGGCTGGCCACGGCGAACGTTGCAGGATGTCTTAAAAGCACTGCCCGGTTTGGGCGTCACGCTAACATTTGTACAGCAGGGTGTGCGCAATAACGCGGGCTATTACCAGTTAGATAGCTGGGGGCCACTGAATAAAAAATGGATATACGATAACCATGATTTGATCTTAGCGGCCATTGAATAG